Proteins encoded together in one Ignavibacteriota bacterium window:
- a CDS encoding PAS domain-containing protein: MSEPSHNARSDEDAPEVLRKRILALTDANQKLQRLLEEAEHNLEVTRRTLEARVAEQIVMQNACKANEERYRTLISNIPGVVYRCANDAAWTMLFMSDQIEELSGYPASDFIENAVRTFSSIIHHDDIILVVDAVQAGLREQRAYTIEYRIKHRDGSIRWVYEKGRGVFDAGGEFLWLDGAIFDITSRVPDARNSRWRLDERTQD, from the coding sequence ATGAGCGAGCCCAGCCACAACGCGCGGTCCGATGAGGATGCACCCGAGGTCTTGCGCAAAAGGATTCTCGCGCTGACCGACGCGAATCAGAAACTGCAGCGCCTTCTCGAGGAAGCGGAGCACAATCTTGAGGTGACACGGCGCACACTCGAGGCACGCGTAGCCGAACAGATCGTGATGCAAAACGCATGCAAGGCGAATGAGGAGCGTTATCGCACATTGATAAGCAACATACCCGGAGTCGTATACCGCTGCGCCAACGATGCGGCATGGACGATGCTGTTTATGAGCGATCAAATCGAGGAACTGAGCGGATACCCCGCGTCGGACTTTATCGAGAACGCCGTCAGAACATTTTCCAGCATCATTCACCATGACGACATCATTCTTGTGGTCGATGCCGTGCAGGCGGGTCTGCGGGAACAACGTGCGTACACCATCGAATACAGGATCAAACACCGCGACGGGTCAATACGCTGGGTGTATGAAAAAGGACGGGGGGTCTTCGATGCGGGAGGAGAATTTCTTTGGCTGGATGGAGCCATCTTCGATATTACGAGCAGGGTGCCCGATGCGAGGAACAGCCGTTGGCGGCTTGATGAACGTACGCAGGACTGA
- a CDS encoding 4Fe-4S binding protein — translation MLTITEDCINCNACIDECPNNAIYAAGESYTIDGQTHPPLSDEYTFIVNELCKMCEGYSETPSCQTACPSDAVILN, via the coding sequence ATGCTGACAATCACTGAAGACTGCATCAACTGCAACGCGTGCATCGACGAATGTCCGAACAACGCGATTTACGCGGCGGGCGAATCCTACACGATCGACGGCCAGACTCATCCTCCCCTGTCCGATGAATACACGTTCATCGTGAACGAACTATGCAAGATGTGCGAAGGCTACAGCGAGACGCCGTCGTGTCAAACGGCCTGCCCGTCTGACGCAGTCATTCTGAACTGA
- a CDS encoding peptidylprolyl isomerase, whose translation MRDENLAVRAAVQKVFRQHGIRFPASAQATRSSQPPRGGWKRLVDFAESRVRIRTTRGDIRAVLYPDDAPYTVAAFLDLVRAGFYNGLTFHRVVPNFVVQGGDPRGDGTGGPPFTLRSEWSPRSFSRGILGIASSGKDTEGSQFFIMHSAAPHLDGRYTVFGQVVEGMNVADLLEVGDRILSVTIESASR comes from the coding sequence ATGCGTGACGAGAATTTGGCTGTGCGTGCTGCAGTGCAGAAAGTGTTCCGCCAACATGGGATACGTTTCCCTGCATCGGCGCAGGCAACCCGAAGCTCACAGCCGCCACGCGGAGGGTGGAAACGGCTCGTGGATTTTGCAGAATCACGAGTACGCATTCGCACCACTCGGGGCGACATTCGCGCGGTCCTCTATCCAGACGATGCGCCCTATACTGTCGCGGCATTCCTTGATCTCGTGCGCGCGGGATTCTACAACGGCCTGACATTCCACCGTGTGGTGCCCAACTTCGTCGTCCAAGGAGGTGATCCACGCGGCGATGGTACGGGCGGCCCCCCATTCACTCTGCGATCGGAATGGAGTCCGCGCTCATTCAGCCGCGGCATACTGGGTATAGCATCCTCCGGGAAAGACACCGAAGGATCACAATTTTTTATCATGCACTCTGCCGCGCCGCATCTCGATGGAAGGTATACGGTATTCGGGCAGGTTGTTGAAGGCATGAACGTTGCGGATCTGCTCGAAGTGGGGGACCGCATTCTGTCCGTTACCATCGAAAGCGCCTCCAGATGA
- a CDS encoding CBS domain-containing protein, producing MHLHNILRAKGSHVHSVAPDKTVKEAVELLVEHNIGALLVVENLSPVGIITERDVLRLCRRDACLVNTTLVSEIMTRELIVGRSDDEVEHSMAVLTEAHIRHLPVLDGELIAGMISIGDLVKSQLQEGAVTIHYLRDYITGNRAL from the coding sequence ATGCATCTGCACAACATACTGCGCGCCAAAGGGTCACACGTTCACTCCGTTGCGCCAGACAAGACGGTCAAAGAAGCCGTGGAGCTTCTTGTCGAGCATAATATCGGCGCCCTCCTGGTCGTCGAGAACCTTAGCCCGGTCGGCATCATCACCGAACGAGACGTACTCCGATTGTGCCGTCGGGATGCCTGTCTCGTGAATACGACCCTTGTGTCCGAAATAATGACGCGGGAATTGATTGTCGGCCGATCGGATGACGAGGTCGAACACTCAATGGCCGTCCTTACAGAGGCCCATATCAGACATCTGCCCGTGCTTGACGGAGAACTCATCGCAGGGATGATCTCGATCGGAGACCTTGTGAAATCGCAATTACAGGAAGGCGCAGTTACGATTCATTACTTACGGGATTATATTACCGGAAATCGCGCCTTGTAG
- a CDS encoding glycosyltransferase family 4 protein — protein MQMLSQLTAHLDLGTYSPTILTLSDEPPRSMRGWFEGRGIPVACLSQSRAAWFFTGGTALANAIRSLDPHIVHSHGFRADIALTRFDTGAAHCCTIHNIPSEDYPRMYGAFQGGLMARAHVRAFRRIAAPVAVSESIGRTIAAEHGLNVRVIQNGINTDEFTPASKSERAALRTSLGLPAEAFVYVTAAPLITRKDPLTIIEAFLRLHEPDTYLVVLGDGPLRGECESRARNAAIRMPGFREDVREWLRASDAYISASLAEGLPMAVLEAFACGLPVVLSDIGPHREAAGSSTAARLFRTSDIDSCAAAIHAAMTGDSEQIRIAARDRVVGEYSAARMSARYQELYNQLTT, from the coding sequence GTGCAGATGCTCTCGCAACTGACGGCACATCTCGATCTCGGAACGTACTCTCCGACAATTCTGACTCTCTCGGATGAACCCCCACGGAGCATGAGGGGCTGGTTCGAAGGCCGCGGCATTCCGGTTGCGTGCCTGTCCCAGTCGCGAGCTGCCTGGTTCTTCACAGGCGGCACCGCCCTCGCGAACGCGATTCGATCGTTGGATCCGCACATTGTGCATTCACACGGATTTCGCGCGGACATCGCACTGACGCGTTTCGACACCGGAGCGGCTCATTGCTGCACCATACACAACATTCCCTCTGAAGATTACCCCCGGATGTATGGAGCGTTTCAGGGTGGTCTGATGGCCCGCGCTCATGTACGGGCATTCCGTCGAATCGCCGCACCTGTTGCGGTGTCAGAATCGATCGGCCGCACAATCGCCGCTGAACACGGGCTGAACGTCCGCGTGATTCAAAACGGCATCAATACGGACGAGTTCACTCCCGCCTCGAAATCAGAGCGTGCTGCCCTCCGCACATCCCTCGGCTTGCCGGCCGAGGCGTTCGTGTATGTGACCGCTGCGCCGCTCATCACGCGCAAAGATCCGCTCACAATCATCGAGGCGTTTCTTCGCCTTCATGAACCCGACACATACCTCGTCGTGCTGGGCGACGGTCCGCTGCGAGGGGAGTGTGAGAGCAGGGCGAGGAATGCCGCAATTCGAATGCCTGGATTCAGAGAGGATGTGCGTGAATGGCTGCGTGCGTCCGACGCATACATTTCGGCATCCCTTGCCGAAGGACTGCCCATGGCGGTTTTGGAGGCCTTTGCATGCGGCCTCCCCGTCGTCCTCTCCGATATTGGTCCGCATCGCGAGGCCGCCGGATCATCGACTGCCGCCCGTCTGTTTCGAACATCCGACATTGATTCCTGTGCAGCGGCAATACACGCCGCCATGACCGGTGATTCCGAACAGATTAGAATTGCCGCACGTGATCGAGTGGTCGGAGAATACAGTGCGGCGCGCATGAGTGCCCGTTATCAGGAACTCTACAATCAGCTAACAACGTAG
- a CDS encoding insulinase family protein: MRHRLLLFFLLAGAVAHAQDLRIAVPYQRFVLPNGLNVILHEDHSLPVVTVNLHFNVGSGNEKPGRTGFAHLFEHLMFEGSKNVPEGKFDEWLEAVGGDNNGSTNPDRTNYWENVPSNALELPLFLDSDRMGFLVDAMTKEKVDGQRDVVKNERRQSYENAPYGMASLALAENLYPAKHPYSWPTIGSMADLSAASFEDVVEFFRLYYAPNNASLSIAGDITLRDTRVLVEKWFGGIPKGRPVPPIDAPPAVLTEEKRVVLEDKVSLPRLYIAWLTPAVFSPGDAEMDLLSNILAGGKNARLYKKLVYDLQVAQDVSATQGSASLGSDFTITVTAREGHTLSEIESLLQEELEKLKQEPPTQRELQRAINQYEVSFLSRLERIGGFGGKADLLNHYYWRTGNPDYFHEDLARYKAIGVEDLSAAARTWLRDDARVVLSIVPKGKTELAAIKQGGK; encoded by the coding sequence ATGAGGCATCGACTGCTTCTGTTCTTCCTGCTCGCCGGCGCGGTCGCACACGCCCAGGATTTGCGGATCGCGGTTCCGTACCAGCGATTTGTTCTGCCGAACGGACTCAATGTGATCCTGCATGAAGATCATAGTCTGCCCGTCGTCACAGTCAATCTGCACTTCAACGTTGGATCCGGCAACGAGAAACCCGGACGCACAGGTTTTGCCCATTTGTTTGAACATCTCATGTTCGAGGGTTCAAAGAATGTGCCTGAAGGAAAATTCGATGAGTGGCTTGAAGCCGTGGGCGGCGACAATAACGGCTCCACCAATCCGGATCGGACGAATTATTGGGAAAACGTACCGAGTAATGCGCTCGAGCTGCCTCTCTTCCTCGATTCCGATCGAATGGGTTTCCTTGTTGACGCGATGACGAAAGAAAAAGTGGACGGCCAGCGGGACGTGGTAAAAAACGAACGCCGGCAATCTTACGAGAACGCGCCGTATGGTATGGCTTCCCTTGCACTCGCCGAAAATCTGTATCCTGCAAAACATCCGTACTCTTGGCCGACAATCGGTTCAATGGCCGACCTTTCTGCGGCATCGTTTGAAGATGTCGTGGAATTTTTCCGCCTGTATTATGCTCCCAATAACGCCTCGCTCTCCATTGCCGGCGATATCACGTTACGCGATACGCGAGTGCTTGTCGAAAAATGGTTCGGAGGAATTCCGAAGGGCCGACCCGTCCCTCCCATCGATGCCCCGCCGGCGGTCCTGACTGAAGAGAAGAGAGTCGTTCTCGAGGACAAGGTGTCGCTCCCGCGGCTGTACATCGCCTGGCTTACACCCGCAGTCTTTTCACCCGGTGATGCGGAGATGGATCTCCTCAGCAACATCCTCGCGGGTGGAAAAAACGCTCGTCTGTACAAAAAACTCGTGTACGACCTCCAAGTCGCGCAAGATGTCTCCGCTACGCAGGGTTCAGCGTCCCTAGGATCCGATTTCACGATTACAGTGACCGCGCGTGAAGGGCATACCCTCTCCGAGATCGAGTCGCTCCTGCAGGAGGAACTGGAAAAGCTGAAACAGGAACCCCCAACACAACGTGAATTGCAGCGCGCAATCAACCAATACGAGGTGTCCTTCCTTTCCCGCCTCGAGAGAATCGGCGGTTTCGGCGGAAAGGCGGACCTTCTCAACCACTACTACTGGCGCACCGGGAATCCGGACTATTTCCACGAGGATCTTGCACGCTATAAGGCCATTGGCGTGGAGGATCTGAGTGCCGCCGCCAGAACATGGTTGCGTGACGATGCACGTGTTGTGCTGAGTATTGTCCCGAAGGGAAAAACAGAGCTTGCCGCAATAAAGCAGGGAGGGAAATAA
- a CDS encoding methyltransferase domain-containing protein yields MAWYKNWFADALYLEVYSHRDADEARQAVELFTTATGLLPPSRLLDLACGTGRHAFEFARRGYEVVAADLSQTLLAVAHRKTRRYGSQLHLVRTDMRHVPFSQCFDGVAQLFTAFGYFIEDDENAAVFLEVAACLRPDGWYMLDYLNPAYVRSSLQPESARSIPGGIVREHRAIRDGRIEKDIRIERENDRRLYHESVRLFERSELESMLARAGLRTLHAFGDYQGNPFTRVSPRCILLARMDP; encoded by the coding sequence ATGGCGTGGTACAAGAACTGGTTCGCTGATGCCTTGTATCTGGAAGTCTACAGCCATCGCGACGCCGATGAAGCACGGCAGGCCGTTGAACTGTTCACAACGGCGACAGGACTGCTCCCGCCCTCGCGTCTGCTCGATCTTGCCTGCGGCACTGGCCGCCACGCGTTTGAATTTGCACGCAGGGGTTATGAGGTAGTCGCAGCCGACCTGTCACAAACCCTCCTCGCTGTCGCGCATCGGAAAACAAGGCGTTATGGATCACAACTCCATCTTGTGCGAACCGACATGCGGCACGTCCCTTTCAGCCAGTGCTTTGACGGTGTCGCACAACTCTTCACGGCGTTCGGCTACTTCATCGAAGACGACGAAAACGCGGCCGTATTCCTGGAAGTGGCCGCCTGCCTGCGTCCCGATGGTTGGTACATGCTCGATTATCTGAATCCTGCCTATGTGCGATCATCGCTGCAGCCGGAAAGTGCGCGCTCGATCCCTGGGGGTATCGTACGCGAACACCGTGCGATCAGAGACGGACGCATCGAAAAAGACATCCGCATCGAACGCGAAAACGACCGGCGCCTCTACCATGAATCCGTGCGCTTGTTCGAAAGATCGGAACTCGAATCGATGCTCGCGCGCGCGGGGCTCCGCACGCTGCACGCATTTGGCGACTACCAGGGAAATCCGTTTACCCGTGTGTCCCCGCGATGTATTTTACTTGCCCGGATGGACCCATGA
- a CDS encoding YbaB/EbfC family nucleoid-associated protein, which translates to MNLNIPEMLAKVKEMQERMGEAHERLRAMEVTAEVGGGMVKVRANGKQELLSISIEPGVVNPNEIAMLEDLVLAAVNRALEQSRELAARELGSATNSMLPSIPGLDLGSLGLR; encoded by the coding sequence ATGAACTTGAATATCCCCGAAATGCTCGCGAAGGTGAAGGAGATGCAGGAGCGCATGGGCGAGGCGCACGAGCGACTCCGCGCCATGGAGGTCACTGCCGAAGTGGGCGGCGGAATGGTGAAGGTGCGTGCGAATGGAAAACAGGAGCTGCTCTCTATCTCGATAGAACCGGGGGTGGTCAATCCTAACGAGATAGCCATGCTTGAGGATCTTGTCCTTGCCGCGGTCAACCGCGCCCTGGAACAATCGCGCGAACTCGCGGCGCGCGAACTCGGCAGCGCGACAAACTCGATGCTCCCATCCATTCCGGGCCTTGATCTAGGATCCCTCGGCCTCCGTTGA
- a CDS encoding anti-sigma factor, with amino-acid sequence MKDDWNRSDLDRVIDDAAAKLPRVDPPEHLWKRIETDLREVQRQDGTESSHTPRWLGLRLLFASRPRIALAGYAVILLLGLTAAVYLLTSRLDVAEQDIAAPLESNQLMEEARDDIDQAMFFYERAIEKLTVLAERNEKNLDPEYVAVQKEKIASLHTAITECKSALGQNRYHPDVQQYLLTAYIDLQNTLQEMASKNQSL; translated from the coding sequence ATGAAAGACGATTGGAACAGAAGCGATCTCGATCGAGTAATCGATGACGCAGCCGCGAAGTTGCCGCGCGTGGATCCGCCCGAACACTTGTGGAAACGGATCGAAACGGATCTGCGCGAAGTGCAGAGGCAGGATGGCACCGAGTCCTCGCACACCCCGCGCTGGCTTGGGCTGCGCTTGTTGTTTGCGTCCCGACCCCGGATCGCTCTGGCCGGGTACGCGGTGATTCTTCTGCTTGGTCTCACTGCGGCGGTGTATCTCCTCACATCCCGCCTCGATGTCGCGGAACAGGACATCGCCGCTCCGCTCGAATCGAATCAGTTGATGGAAGAGGCACGCGACGACATCGACCAGGCCATGTTTTTTTATGAACGTGCGATAGAAAAACTCACGGTGCTCGCTGAGCGTAACGAGAAAAACCTCGATCCGGAATATGTCGCGGTGCAGAAGGAAAAAATCGCGTCGCTGCACACCGCGATCACCGAGTGTAAATCTGCATTGGGACAGAACCGCTACCACCCCGATGTGCAGCAGTATCTGCTCACCGCCTATATCGACCTGCAGAACACATTGCAGGAAATGGCCTCGAAGAATCAATCACTGTAG
- the recR gene encoding recombination protein RecR, which produces MLSTSPSLDNLIAQFSRLPGIGRKTAQRLALHILKISREEAEQMARALLDVKENVRTCSVCCNITETDPCAICTSGRRDPALICVVEESTDVFAIERTNDFRGLYHVLGGRLSPLDGIGPDDLHIHELLGRARAGVTEIILAMNPNVEGEATTLYLSRLLTPLDVRVTRIARGLPIGTDLEYADNATISRALEGRIAVG; this is translated from the coding sequence ATGTTATCCACATCACCGTCTCTCGACAATCTGATCGCGCAATTCTCACGTCTGCCGGGCATCGGCCGCAAGACGGCGCAAAGACTGGCGCTGCACATTCTCAAGATCTCGCGCGAGGAAGCCGAACAGATGGCGCGCGCGCTTCTTGACGTGAAGGAAAATGTCCGCACCTGCTCGGTGTGCTGCAATATCACGGAAACCGATCCTTGTGCCATCTGCACAAGCGGGCGTCGGGATCCTGCTCTGATATGTGTCGTGGAGGAATCGACCGATGTGTTCGCCATCGAACGGACCAATGATTTTCGGGGTCTCTACCATGTGCTCGGAGGCCGGCTTTCTCCACTCGACGGCATCGGCCCCGACGACCTCCATATACACGAACTGCTCGGACGGGCGAGGGCGGGTGTCACCGAAATCATCCTCGCAATGAATCCGAACGTCGAGGGCGAGGCCACAACGCTCTACCTTTCCCGCCTCCTCACTCCGCTGGATGTGCGTGTCACGCGCATCGCCCGCGGTCTTCCCATCGGCACCGACCTCGAGTATGCGGACAACGCCACTATCAGCCGCGCGCTGGAAGGCCGCATCGCCGTTGGTTGA
- a CDS encoding cation transporter, which yields MNAHPMNDHQRGLSLSYFTAGYNLAEAAASVGFGAAAASIALIGFGIDSVVETLSAGILIWRLRGHASLTPEQAERREKLAVRFVGLSFLLLGAWVAYESVEKLLVNEAPATSLPGIVIAALSLIVMPVLAKKKREVGKRIGSRALLADAKETLACAWLSLALLIGLGAHSLFGFWQADPLAALVITVFLFREGWENVRGEECDDGCDAH from the coding sequence ATGAATGCACATCCGATGAACGACCACCAGCGCGGACTCTCCCTCTCATATTTCACCGCGGGGTATAATCTCGCCGAGGCGGCCGCTTCCGTCGGATTCGGCGCGGCGGCGGCAAGCATCGCCCTCATCGGATTCGGCATCGACAGTGTGGTCGAAACACTTTCTGCAGGCATCCTCATCTGGCGCCTTCGCGGACACGCGTCACTGACGCCGGAGCAGGCAGAGAGGAGGGAGAAGCTGGCGGTTCGATTCGTTGGACTTTCCTTCCTTCTCCTTGGCGCGTGGGTAGCGTATGAGTCCGTTGAAAAACTTCTTGTAAACGAAGCGCCTGCCACTTCTCTGCCCGGCATCGTCATCGCAGCTCTCTCGCTGATTGTCATGCCCGTCCTTGCAAAGAAGAAACGCGAGGTAGGAAAGAGAATTGGGAGCCGCGCCCTGCTCGCGGATGCCAAGGAAACGCTTGCATGCGCGTGGCTCTCGCTCGCTCTGTTGATCGGCCTCGGAGCCCATTCGCTTTTCGGATTCTGGCAGGCCGATCCACTTGCCGCTTTGGTTATTACCGTGTTCCTGTTCCGCGAGGGTTGGGAAAATGTGCGCGGTGAGGAGTGTGACGACGGATGTGACGCCCACTAA
- a CDS encoding DUF4097 family beta strand repeat protein produces MNTTLMFRIFPLLCLITLIFSPFASAQKFERKVEKHFEVQANPTVRVESKFGPVTIKGTESSIVDVKVHITVEDDDYENAKERAEDVDVVIDGSRNEVRVEVDWDGSRSNSGKQSMNASIVVSVPKRSVLDIANKFGSITVADVEGSVSVQAQFGSIEITRCANVEAKNSFGNTTLGSIKGAFKVESKNGKVRAYDVPGGEISNAFGAIEVSDASGPVSLLGRMGSITAKNIPGGRIQNSYGSTAVSLVRDFTGVIEAKTRFGDVESDYPLQPRNNNRETRYGPTPEDLIGRVGNGSGKLSVLNEFGDITIRKR; encoded by the coding sequence ATGAACACGACATTGATGTTCCGCATCTTTCCACTGCTTTGCCTCATCACCCTGATCTTTTCTCCCTTCGCGTCTGCGCAGAAATTTGAGCGCAAAGTCGAAAAACATTTCGAGGTGCAGGCGAATCCGACTGTGCGCGTCGAAAGCAAGTTCGGCCCCGTTACAATCAAGGGTACTGAGTCGTCGATTGTGGACGTAAAAGTGCATATCACGGTCGAGGATGACGACTATGAAAATGCAAAAGAACGTGCCGAAGACGTCGACGTTGTGATCGACGGATCCCGCAATGAGGTTCGCGTTGAAGTGGATTGGGACGGCTCCCGTTCAAACAGCGGGAAGCAGTCCATGAATGCGAGTATCGTTGTCTCCGTTCCCAAAAGGTCCGTTCTCGATATCGCAAATAAATTCGGCAGCATCACCGTCGCGGATGTTGAAGGTTCGGTGTCGGTGCAGGCGCAATTTGGCTCGATAGAGATAACACGGTGCGCCAATGTGGAGGCGAAGAATTCTTTCGGAAACACCACGCTGGGTTCCATCAAAGGCGCATTCAAGGTCGAAAGCAAAAACGGAAAGGTCCGCGCCTACGATGTTCCTGGCGGAGAAATCTCGAATGCGTTCGGAGCGATAGAAGTATCGGATGCGAGCGGCCCGGTGTCGCTCCTGGGTCGCATGGGCAGCATCACGGCGAAGAATATTCCGGGTGGACGCATACAGAATTCATACGGCAGCACTGCCGTGTCCCTCGTGCGTGATTTCACGGGTGTCATCGAGGCGAAAACGCGTTTTGGGGATGTGGAGAGTGATTATCCGCTCCAGCCCCGCAACAATAATCGGGAAACGCGATATGGACCAACTCCGGAAGATCTCATAGGCCGTGTAGGCAACGGATCGGGGAAGCTGTCCGTGTTGAACGAGTTCGGTGATATTACGATCCGTAAACGCTGA
- a CDS encoding RNA polymerase sigma factor: MTATVTETGKRSLPNMPGDVLDRCRQGDIAAFEQVYQLFKRPMYSLAYNFHGNRFDAEDSVQDAFIAMYRGIHSFKGDSAFGTWLYRILLNACINRKRRERHFEEHADYASEHMHPSDPDRPDVDVILRDTLQREIATLPALQRAVFLLFATEGFTHPEIADTLKIPVGTSKSHYHRAKEELKKRLSRLGIKQREMHG; encoded by the coding sequence ATGACTGCCACTGTCACTGAGACAGGGAAACGATCCCTGCCGAACATGCCCGGCGATGTGCTCGACCGTTGCCGGCAGGGCGATATCGCCGCCTTCGAACAAGTGTACCAACTCTTTAAACGTCCCATGTACTCGCTCGCATACAATTTCCATGGCAACCGATTCGACGCGGAGGACTCCGTCCAGGACGCCTTCATTGCCATGTATCGCGGAATTCACAGCTTCAAGGGCGATTCCGCATTCGGGACCTGGCTCTATCGTATACTCCTGAATGCCTGCATCAACCGCAAGCGCCGCGAGCGGCACTTCGAGGAACACGCGGATTATGCCTCTGAACACATGCACCCCTCCGATCCGGACCGCCCTGATGTCGACGTCATTCTCCGCGACACCTTGCAGCGTGAAATTGCTACGCTTCCGGCCTTGCAACGAGCGGTGTTCCTGCTGTTTGCAACCGAAGGATTCACACACCCCGAGATTGCCGACACGCTGAAGATCCCTGTCGGTACATCGAAGTCGCATTATCATCGGGCGAAGGAAGAGTTAAAGAAAAGATTGTCGAGGTTGGGCATCAAACAGCGGGAGATGCACGGATGA
- a CDS encoding TlpA family protein disulfide reductase encodes MERSRLYFSNRVGFIILMIAANWASPADAQTAAPHFALVSLDDSTQLISKESLRGKTVLLDFWATWCPPCVEEIPELARAYDKFKRHNFEIVSLSFDKTAQHVRRFRAKHHPMPWLHAMVERGFGDYVSEVFGVQNIPRQILLDPEGRIIAEDDELRGSRLEPTLERLITVK; translated from the coding sequence ATGGAGCGTTCACGACTTTATTTTTCGAACCGGGTGGGATTCATCATCCTGATGATCGCAGCCAATTGGGCATCACCTGCTGATGCGCAGACTGCCGCTCCCCACTTCGCGCTGGTGTCGCTGGATGATAGCACGCAGCTCATTTCGAAAGAATCGCTGCGGGGAAAGACAGTTCTGCTGGATTTCTGGGCCACGTGGTGCCCGCCCTGCGTGGAGGAGATCCCTGAGCTGGCTCGTGCGTACGACAAATTCAAACGGCACAACTTCGAAATCGTCAGTCTGTCCTTTGACAAGACCGCCCAGCACGTGCGGCGCTTCCGAGCCAAACATCACCCGATGCCCTGGCTGCATGCGATGGTGGAACGCGGTTTTGGCGACTATGTGTCGGAGGTCTTCGGTGTCCAGAACATTCCCCGGCAGATACTTCTTGATCCCGAAGGGCGCATCATAGCCGAAGACGATGAACTGCGGGGGTCACGACTGGAGCCGACCTTGGAACGGCTCATCACGGTCAAGTGA
- a CDS encoding PDZ domain-containing protein, translating into MKTILFLAAISLCLAGSGVQTASAQVKKEKKKIETISAAKGAWLGVALKSVTKELKGEEDLKTSTGAYIDDVIDDSPAAEAGFQEGDVVIEFDGKKISDAEDLQKAVKDAGVGKKVNVVVFRDDEKKTLSATLTEQKKDAFALADAYREKSRRYSITLPPGAPTPPMPPRAMHFRSSASSGVYGMKLLELNEQLGAYFGTTDGKGVLVTEVKKESAAEKAGFKAGDVVLRAGKKTIEDAGDFRSVFGAFDKGESIPCEVIRKGEKLTLNLEAAGEEEKDNMFFFHSPGSGIMQWNGEGDDDEAFDISIPDVNIDIQRIGEGADLKELQESLKDLDVRVEEESDGPGVVRKRVTVTPKSGEGGGEKRIIIRTEKKDGKDI; encoded by the coding sequence ATGAAAACAATTCTGTTTCTCGCGGCCATATCGCTGTGCCTGGCAGGATCGGGGGTACAGACGGCATCGGCACAAGTGAAGAAGGAAAAGAAAAAAATCGAAACGATTTCCGCAGCAAAAGGTGCATGGCTCGGAGTCGCGTTAAAAAGCGTGACAAAGGAACTGAAGGGTGAGGAAGATTTGAAAACGTCGACCGGAGCCTACATCGATGACGTTATCGATGATAGTCCCGCGGCAGAGGCGGGCTTTCAGGAAGGCGACGTTGTTATTGAATTCGACGGAAAAAAAATTTCCGATGCCGAGGATCTGCAAAAGGCGGTGAAGGATGCCGGAGTCGGGAAAAAAGTGAATGTGGTCGTTTTCCGGGATGATGAGAAAAAAACCCTGAGTGCGACACTTACCGAGCAGAAAAAGGACGCCTTTGCACTCGCGGACGCGTATCGCGAGAAATCGCGCCGATACAGCATCACGCTCCCGCCGGGTGCCCCAACGCCTCCCATGCCTCCGCGCGCGATGCACTTCCGCAGCTCCGCGTCTTCAGGCGTGTACGGGATGAAACTGCTCGAGTTAAACGAACAACTCGGCGCATATTTCGGTACAACGGATGGCAAGGGTGTGCTAGTCACGGAAGTGAAGAAAGAGAGCGCCGCGGAGAAGGCCGGCTTCAAAGCTGGCGACGTTGTGCTGCGCGCAGGAAAAAAGACCATCGAAGATGCCGGAGATTTCCGCAGTGTTTTCGGCGCCTTTGACAAGGGTGAAAGCATCCCCTGCGAGGTAATTCGCAAGGGCGAAAAATTGACGCTGAATCTCGAAGCGGCTGGCGAGGAAGAAAAGGATAACATGTTCTTTTTCCATTCGCCAGGAAGCGGGATCATGCAATGGAACGGCGAGGGTGATGATGACGAGGCATTTGACATTTCGATACCGGATGTGAACATCGATATTCAGAGAATAGGTGAAGGCGCCGATCTGAAGGAACTGCAGGAGTCGCTCAAGGATTTGGACGTGCGTGTGGAGGAAGAGAGTGACGGCCCCGGTGTGGTGCGCAAACGCGTCACTGTCACACCCAAGTCCGGCGAAGGCGGTGGTGAAAAACGGATTATCATCCGTACGGAAAAAAAGGACGGCAAAGATATTTAA